A DNA window from Mastomys coucha isolate ucsf_1 unplaced genomic scaffold, UCSF_Mcou_1 pScaffold21, whole genome shotgun sequence contains the following coding sequences:
- the Tmem80 gene encoding transmembrane protein 80, protein MAAVRAGKGSFKVLSSVPLQMLFHLSALYYALYFIATLLMIVYKSQVFSYPCNCLVLDLLLLLLMGILEVVQLYLGTKGNLTEAEVPLAASLAFTAVCGLLSVHFLLWQTLVLWIDSVLSTVLLVLHGLEAGLQVVVIAGFIR, encoded by the exons ATGGCGGCCGTGCGGGCAG GGAAAGGCTCCTTCAAGGTG CTCTCGTCAGTTCCTCTTCAGATGCTGTTTCACCTCAGTGCGCTGTACTATGCCCTGTACTTCATAGCTACACTCCTGATGATTGTATACAAAA GTCAGGTTTTCAGCTATCCTTGTAACTGTCTGGTCCTGGATCTGCTTCTCTTGCTTCTGATGGGAATTCTCGAAGTAGTTCAGCTATACCTAG gcACAAAAGGCAATCTGACGGAGGCTGAAGTGCCACTGGCAGCCAGCCTGGCATTCACAGCAGTCTGTGGCCTCCTTTCTGTTCACTTCCTACTCTGGCAGACCTTGGTACTGTGGATAGACTCGGTCCTTAGCACCGTTCTCCTGGTGCTGCATGGGCTGGAGGCTGGCCTGCAAGTGGTGGTCATTGCTGGCTTCATCAGGTAG